Proteins from a single region of Rhodobacteraceae bacterium LMO-JJ12:
- a CDS encoding DNA-3-methyladenine glycosylase I — MTQTAPGPDNKPRCTWCIGYDPFIPYHDTEWGFPVADDIRLFEKLCLESFQSGLSWRTILDKRENFRTAFAGFDFNIMADFTETDVERLLQNAGIIRHRGKIEAVINNAARAQEIIAEFGSLARFIWSYEPPEGEIDPPQSLTTSPASHALSKEMKKRGWKFVGPTTIFAFMQSMGLFNDHAPGCAIRPAVTAARQNFVRP; from the coding sequence ATGACCCAGACAGCCCCCGGCCCGGACAATAAACCACGCTGCACCTGGTGCATCGGCTATGACCCGTTCATCCCCTATCACGATACCGAATGGGGATTTCCGGTCGCCGATGACATCCGACTGTTCGAAAAGCTCTGCCTCGAATCGTTTCAATCCGGCCTCAGCTGGCGCACCATTCTCGACAAACGCGAAAACTTCCGCACCGCCTTCGCGGGTTTCGATTTCAACATCATGGCCGATTTCACCGAAACCGACGTTGAGCGCCTGTTGCAGAATGCGGGCATCATCCGCCACCGTGGCAAGATCGAAGCGGTGATCAACAACGCCGCCCGCGCGCAAGAAATCATCGCCGAATTCGGCTCTCTCGCCCGCTTCATCTGGAGCTATGAGCCGCCAGAAGGCGAAATCGACCCGCCACAATCGCTCACCACTTCGCCCGCTTCGCACGCCTTGTCGAAGGAAATGAAGAAACGGGGCTGGAAATTCGTCGGCCCCACCACCATCTTTGCCTTCATGCAGTCGATGGGCCTGTTCAACGATCATGCTCCCGGTTGCGCCATCCGCCCCGCCGTCACTGCCGCGCGCCAGAACTTTGTGCGCCCCTGA
- the gloB gene encoding hydroxyacylglutathione hydrolase yields the protein MSLELVTLPCLSDNYCFLMHCAESGDTAVIDVPDAAPVAAELKKRGWDLTHVLLTHHHPDHIQGLEDLQKDWPDAVVIGAEADAGRLPPLDLKVKEGATITVGIEWVRVLEVPGHTVGHIAYHFPESEVVFTGDSLMALGCGRLFEGTPQQMFESLQKLAALAPQTVVCSGHEYTAANANFALTIEPGNTALQQRAKDTENLRAAGKFTVPSKLQLELDTNPFLRSHSPEVQQSVDLPGGDPVAVFTAVRKAKDNF from the coding sequence ATGTCTCTTGAACTCGTCACCCTGCCCTGCCTCTCAGATAACTACTGTTTTCTCATGCATTGCGCTGAATCCGGCGATACCGCCGTGATCGACGTGCCCGACGCCGCCCCCGTCGCTGCCGAGTTGAAAAAGCGTGGCTGGGATCTCACCCATGTGCTGCTGACTCATCACCACCCAGATCACATCCAAGGCCTTGAAGACCTTCAAAAAGACTGGCCCGACGCCGTGGTGATCGGTGCCGAAGCCGATGCAGGCCGCCTGCCGCCGCTCGATCTCAAGGTCAAGGAAGGCGCGACCATCACCGTCGGCATCGAATGGGTGCGTGTGCTCGAAGTACCGGGCCATACCGTCGGCCATATCGCCTATCACTTCCCCGAAAGCGAAGTGGTGTTCACCGGCGATAGCCTGATGGCGCTTGGTTGTGGTCGCCTGTTTGAAGGCACCCCGCAACAGATGTTCGAAAGCCTGCAAAAGCTCGCCGCGCTCGCCCCGCAAACGGTGGTTTGCTCGGGCCATGAATACACCGCCGCCAACGCCAACTTCGCGCTCACCATCGAGCCGGGCAACACCGCCCTGCAACAACGCGCCAAGGATACCGAAAACCTGCGCGCCGCCGGAAAATTCACCGTGCCTTCCAAGCTGCAACTCGAACTCGATACCAACCCGTTCCTGCGCAGCCATAGTCCCGAGGTGCAGCAATCGGTCGATCTGCCCGGTGGCGATCCGGTCGCCGTCTTCACCGCCGTGCGCAAGGCCAAGGATAATTTCTGA